In Streptomyces sp. NBC_00306, a single genomic region encodes these proteins:
- a CDS encoding ATP-binding cassette domain-containing protein, giving the protein MVHVSATPVLALRGVSKRFGAVQALTDVELEVHSGEVVALVGDNGAGKSTLVKTIAGVHPIDDGVIEWDGKSVSINRPHDAQALGIATVYQDLALCDNIDVVGNLYLGREIRKRGILNEVEMERRALELLNTLSIRIPSVRIPIASLSGGQRQTVAIARSMLGEPKLVILDEPTAALGVEQTAQVLDLVERLRERGHAVILISHNMADVKAVADKVAVLRLGRNNGVFDVKSTSQEEIISAITGATDNAVTRRAARNAEVQK; this is encoded by the coding sequence ATGGTTCACGTGTCCGCTACGCCCGTGTTGGCGTTGCGAGGGGTCTCCAAGCGATTCGGTGCCGTCCAGGCGCTCACCGACGTAGAGCTTGAGGTCCACTCCGGAGAGGTCGTAGCCCTGGTGGGCGACAACGGCGCCGGAAAGTCCACGCTGGTCAAGACGATCGCCGGCGTGCACCCCATCGATGACGGTGTCATCGAGTGGGACGGCAAGTCGGTGTCGATCAACCGTCCGCACGACGCCCAGGCCCTGGGCATCGCGACCGTCTACCAGGACCTCGCGCTGTGCGACAACATCGACGTTGTCGGAAACCTCTACCTCGGCCGGGAGATCCGCAAGCGCGGCATTCTCAACGAGGTCGAGATGGAGCGTCGTGCACTCGAGCTCCTGAACACGCTGTCGATCCGCATCCCCAGCGTGCGCATCCCGATCGCGTCGCTGTCCGGCGGTCAGCGCCAGACGGTGGCCATCGCCCGTTCGATGCTCGGCGAGCCCAAGCTCGTCATCCTCGACGAGCCGACCGCGGCCCTCGGTGTCGAGCAGACCGCCCAGGTCCTCGACCTCGTCGAGCGGCTGCGCGAGCGCGGTCACGCGGTGATCCTGATCAGCCACAACATGGCTGACGTCAAGGCCGTCGCCGACAAGGTCGCCGTCCTGCGCCTCGGGCGCAACAACGGTGTCTTCGACGTGAAGTCCACGTCGCAGGAAGAGATCATCTCCGCCATCACGGGCGCCACGGACAACGCCGTGACCCGTCGTGCGGCGCGCAACGCGGAGGTTCAGAAGTGA
- a CDS encoding sugar ABC transporter permease, which yields MNIDKTSTTTDAPSDAPVVNPEAAKAAVTAVDPRLLVREQGLAGYFSEFKRKMHAGDLGSMPVIVGLIIIGAIFQSLNSNFLSAENLSNIAVTMVATGMMAVGIIFVLLLGEIDLSVGSVSGVSGAVVAVLSVTHGMNEWLAVLVAVVSGAAIGALHGFFFARIGAPAFAVTLAGLLFWLGFMLQLLGENGTINLDGEGVVGKLTTYYFTDVAAAYGLAAVAVAGFFLSSFYDNRRRAAAGIPSRPLVDIVVRTVALAVIAFAGAIMFNQYKGLPLALVLFLAVLVITDFVLRRTTYGRKIFALGGSVEASRRAGINVTAIRISVFSLAGTFAAIGGLFWASKIAAANQSAGAGDLLMNVIAAAVIGGTSLFGGRGRTWNALLGVMVIVSIQYGLALEGIATPIQYMITGGVLLATVVIDSITRKTQKTAGRA from the coding sequence GTGAACATCGACAAGACCTCCACGACGACCGACGCGCCCTCGGACGCGCCCGTCGTGAACCCGGAGGCCGCCAAGGCCGCCGTCACCGCGGTCGACCCGCGGCTGCTGGTGCGCGAGCAGGGCCTCGCGGGCTACTTCTCCGAGTTCAAGCGCAAGATGCACGCCGGTGACCTGGGCTCGATGCCGGTCATCGTCGGTCTGATCATCATCGGCGCGATCTTCCAGAGCCTGAACTCGAACTTCCTCTCGGCCGAGAACCTGAGCAACATCGCGGTCACGATGGTCGCCACCGGCATGATGGCCGTCGGCATCATCTTCGTTCTGCTGCTCGGTGAGATCGACCTGTCGGTCGGCTCCGTCAGCGGTGTCTCCGGCGCCGTCGTCGCGGTGCTGAGTGTCACCCACGGCATGAACGAGTGGCTCGCGGTCCTCGTCGCGGTCGTCTCCGGCGCCGCCATCGGCGCGCTCCACGGCTTCTTCTTCGCCCGGATCGGCGCCCCCGCGTTCGCCGTCACGCTGGCCGGCCTGCTGTTCTGGCTCGGCTTCATGCTCCAGCTGCTCGGCGAGAACGGCACGATCAACCTGGACGGCGAAGGTGTCGTCGGCAAGCTGACCACGTACTACTTCACCGACGTGGCTGCCGCCTACGGTCTGGCCGCGGTCGCCGTGGCCGGCTTCTTCCTCTCCAGCTTCTACGACAACCGCCGCCGTGCGGCCGCCGGCATCCCGTCCCGGCCGCTCGTCGACATCGTGGTGCGCACCGTGGCCCTGGCCGTGATCGCCTTCGCCGGCGCGATCATGTTCAACCAGTACAAGGGCCTGCCGCTGGCGCTGGTCCTGTTCCTCGCCGTCCTCGTGATCACGGACTTCGTCCTCCGCCGTACCACCTACGGCCGGAAGATCTTCGCGCTCGGCGGCAGCGTGGAGGCCTCGCGGCGTGCCGGTATCAACGTCACGGCGATCCGGATCTCCGTCTTCTCGCTCGCCGGCACCTTCGCGGCCATCGGCGGCCTGTTCTGGGCCTCCAAGATCGCGGCGGCGAACCAGAGCGCCGGCGCCGGTGACCTGCTGATGAACGTCATCGCGGCGGCCGTCATCGGCGGCACCAGCCTCTTCGGTGGCCGGGGCCGGACCTGGAACGCCCTCCTCGGCGTCATGGTCATCGTCTCGATCCAGTACGGACTGGCGCTCGAGGGCATCGCCACCCCGATCCAGTACATGATCACCGGTGGTGTGCTGCTGGCCACTGTTGTGATCGACTCGATCACCCGCAAGACGCAGAAGACCGCAGGTCGCGCCTAG
- the dxs gene encoding 1-deoxy-D-xylulose-5-phosphate synthase, with protein MALLTRIKGPRDLDRLSPEQLDQLAAEIRTFLVDAVSKTGGHLGPNLGVVELTIALHRVFESPKDKVLWDTGHQSYVHKLLTGRQDFSRLKMKGGLSGYPSQAESDHDVIENSHASTVLGWADGLAKANEVLRKDDHVVAVIGDGALTGGMAWEALNNIAAAKDRPLVIVVNDNERSYAPTIGGLANHLATLRTTDGYERFLARGKDILERTPVVGRPLYETLHGAKKGLKDFIAPQGMFEDLGLKYVGPIDGHDIEALESALARAKRFGGPVIVHCLTEKGRGYQPALQDEADRFHAVGKIHPDTGLPIASSGLDWTSVFGEEMVQLGKEREDIVAITAAMLQPVGLDRFAKAFPDRVYDVGIAEQHGAVSAAGLATGGVHPVFAVYATFLNRAFDQVLMDVALHRCGVTFVLDRAGVTGTDGASHNGMWDMSILQVVPGLRIAAPRDADQVRAQLREAVEVDDAPTVVRFSKGAVGPSVQAVGRVGGMDVLREAKVADPDVLLVSVGALAPMCLEIADLLDKQGISTTVIDPRWVKPVDEALAPLAELHRVVVTVEDNSRVGGVGSAVAQALRDAGVDVPLRDFGIPPRFLDHASRKEVMAEIGLTAPDIARQVTGLVARLDGRFDSEAVEPARD; from the coding sequence GTGGCTTTGCTTACCCGTATCAAGGGACCGCGCGATCTGGACCGGCTCAGCCCGGAGCAGCTGGATCAGCTGGCCGCAGAGATCCGGACCTTTCTCGTCGACGCGGTCTCCAAGACCGGCGGACACCTCGGTCCCAACCTCGGCGTCGTCGAGCTGACCATCGCTCTCCACCGGGTCTTCGAGTCCCCGAAGGACAAGGTCCTGTGGGACACCGGTCACCAGAGCTACGTGCACAAGCTCCTCACCGGCCGTCAGGACTTCTCACGGCTCAAGATGAAGGGCGGCCTCTCCGGCTACCCGTCGCAGGCCGAGTCCGACCACGACGTCATCGAGAACTCCCACGCCTCCACGGTGCTCGGCTGGGCCGACGGCCTCGCCAAGGCCAACGAGGTGCTCCGCAAGGACGACCACGTCGTCGCGGTCATCGGTGACGGAGCCCTGACCGGCGGTATGGCCTGGGAGGCGCTGAACAACATCGCCGCCGCCAAGGACCGCCCGCTCGTCATCGTCGTCAACGACAACGAGCGCTCCTACGCGCCCACCATCGGCGGCCTGGCCAACCACCTCGCCACCCTCCGGACGACCGACGGCTACGAGCGCTTCCTCGCCCGCGGCAAGGACATCCTGGAGCGCACCCCCGTCGTCGGCAGGCCGCTCTACGAGACCCTGCACGGCGCCAAGAAGGGCCTCAAGGACTTCATCGCTCCGCAGGGCATGTTCGAGGACCTGGGACTGAAGTACGTCGGCCCCATCGACGGCCACGACATCGAGGCGCTGGAGTCCGCCCTCGCCCGCGCCAAGCGCTTCGGCGGGCCCGTGATCGTGCACTGCCTCACCGAGAAGGGCCGCGGCTACCAGCCCGCCCTCCAGGACGAGGCGGACCGCTTCCACGCGGTGGGCAAGATCCACCCCGACACCGGTCTGCCGATCGCGAGTTCGGGACTCGACTGGACCTCCGTGTTCGGCGAGGAGATGGTCCAGCTCGGCAAGGAGCGGGAGGACATCGTGGCGATCACCGCCGCGATGCTCCAGCCGGTCGGGCTCGACAGGTTCGCCAAGGCCTTCCCCGACCGTGTCTACGACGTCGGCATCGCCGAGCAGCACGGCGCGGTCTCCGCGGCGGGTCTGGCGACCGGCGGCGTGCACCCCGTCTTCGCGGTCTACGCCACCTTCCTCAACCGCGCCTTCGACCAGGTCCTGATGGACGTGGCCCTGCACCGCTGCGGCGTCACATTCGTCCTGGACCGCGCCGGTGTCACCGGCACCGACGGCGCCTCGCACAACGGCATGTGGGACATGTCGATCCTCCAGGTCGTCCCCGGCCTGCGGATCGCCGCCCCGCGTGACGCGGACCAGGTACGGGCCCAGCTGCGCGAGGCGGTCGAGGTCGACGACGCGCCGACCGTCGTGCGGTTCTCCAAGGGCGCCGTCGGCCCCTCGGTGCAGGCCGTGGGCCGGGTCGGAGGCATGGACGTCCTGCGGGAGGCGAAGGTTGCCGACCCCGACGTCCTGCTCGTCTCCGTCGGCGCGCTCGCCCCGATGTGCCTGGAGATCGCCGATCTCCTCGACAAGCAGGGCATCTCCACCACCGTGATCGACCCCCGCTGGGTCAAGCCGGTCGACGAGGCCCTCGCGCCGCTCGCCGAGCTGCACCGGGTCGTCGTCACCGTCGAGGACAACAGCAGGGTCGGCGGCGTCGGATCCGCCGTCGCCCAGGCGCTGCGGGACGCCGGCGTTGATGTCCCGCTGCGTGACTTCGGCATCCCGCCGCGCTTCCTCGACCACGCCTCCCGCAAGGAGGTCATGGCCGAGATCGGCCTGACGGCACCGGACATCGCCCGTCAGGTGACGGGGCTCGTGGCCAGGCTCGACGGCCGTTTCGACAGCGAGGCCGTGGAGCCCGCCCGCGACTGA
- a CDS encoding amino acid permease, with protein MSTQTDPAGGPAGRRGAFRTKTVEQSIRDTEEPEHALKKSLSAWDLTVFGVGVIIGTGIFVLTGIAAKENAGPATALSFVVAGVVCALAALCYAEFASTVPVAGSAYTFSYASIGELPAWIIGWDLVLEFALGTAVVAVGWSGYARHLLDTNLGWQMPSALSGPDAGGHFDLLAFLLILALTAILVIGMKLSARITAIVVAIKVTVVLLVIVAGLFFIKADNYTPFIPPAEAQETGGGLTAPLVQVLFGYDPTNFGVMGIFTAASIVFFAFIGFDVVATAAEETKNPQRDMPRGILGSLIICTVLYVAVTLVVTGMQNYKEMSATAPLADAFKSVDQPFFAGAISLGAVVGLITVCMILLLGQTRVFFAMSRDGLLPRFFSVTHPKFRTPHRATIVLGCAIAVIAGFTSLEALAALVNIGTLFAFVIVALGVIVLRRTRPDLHRAFRTPWVPALPIISIAASLWLMLNLPTETWLRFGVWMLIGVVVYYLYGRGHSRLQTRAGSGGSLSGDGNPK; from the coding sequence GTGAGCACACAGACAGACCCTGCGGGCGGCCCAGCAGGCAGAAGGGGCGCCTTCCGGACCAAGACGGTCGAGCAGTCGATCCGCGACACGGAGGAGCCGGAGCACGCGCTGAAGAAGTCGCTCTCCGCCTGGGACCTGACCGTCTTCGGCGTCGGCGTCATCATCGGCACGGGCATCTTCGTCCTCACGGGTATCGCGGCCAAGGAGAACGCCGGGCCCGCGACCGCCCTGTCCTTCGTCGTCGCCGGCGTCGTCTGCGCACTGGCGGCGCTCTGCTACGCGGAGTTCGCCTCCACCGTGCCGGTGGCGGGTTCCGCGTACACGTTCTCCTACGCCTCCATCGGCGAACTTCCGGCCTGGATCATCGGCTGGGACCTGGTCCTGGAGTTCGCGCTCGGCACCGCCGTGGTGGCGGTCGGCTGGTCCGGGTACGCGCGGCACCTCCTGGACACCAACCTCGGCTGGCAGATGCCCTCCGCCCTGTCGGGACCCGATGCGGGAGGGCACTTCGACCTGCTGGCCTTCCTGCTCATCCTGGCGCTGACCGCCATCCTGGTCATCGGCATGAAACTGTCCGCCCGGATCACCGCGATCGTCGTCGCGATCAAGGTCACCGTGGTCCTGCTGGTCATCGTCGCGGGCCTGTTCTTCATCAAGGCCGACAACTACACCCCGTTCATCCCTCCGGCCGAGGCGCAGGAGACGGGGGGCGGTCTCACGGCGCCGCTGGTGCAGGTCCTGTTCGGCTACGACCCCACCAACTTCGGCGTCATGGGCATCTTCACCGCGGCGTCCATCGTCTTCTTCGCCTTCATCGGGTTCGACGTCGTCGCCACCGCGGCGGAGGAGACCAAGAACCCCCAGCGGGACATGCCCCGCGGCATCCTGGGCTCCCTGATCATCTGCACCGTGCTCTACGTGGCCGTGACGCTCGTCGTCACCGGTATGCAGAACTACAAGGAGATGTCGGCGACCGCGCCGCTCGCCGACGCCTTCAAGTCCGTCGACCAGCCCTTCTTCGCCGGTGCCATCAGCCTCGGCGCGGTCGTGGGCCTCATCACCGTCTGCATGATCCTGCTTCTGGGCCAGACCCGGGTGTTCTTCGCGATGAGCCGTGACGGACTGCTGCCGCGCTTCTTCTCCGTCACCCACCCGAAGTTCCGGACCCCCCACCGGGCGACCATCGTGCTCGGCTGCGCCATCGCCGTCATCGCGGGCTTCACCAGCCTCGAGGCGCTCGCGGCCCTGGTGAACATCGGCACGCTCTTCGCCTTCGTGATCGTGGCCCTCGGCGTCATCGTCCTCCGCCGCACCCGCCCCGACCTGCACCGCGCCTTCCGTACCCCGTGGGTGCCGGCGCTCCCCATCATCTCCATCGCGGCGTCGCTGTGGCTGATGCTGAACCTGCCGACCGAGACCTGGCTGCGGTTCGGCGTCTGGATGCTGATCGGTGTGGTCGTGTACTACCTCTACGGCCGCGGGCACAGCCGGTTGCAGACGCGAGCAGGGTCCGGCGGATCCCTCTCGGGTGACGGCAACCCCAAGTAG
- a CDS encoding ArnT family glycosyltransferase, translated as MPAEPPSSLRRVPARSLPRQRRRVPAPARRLHYWRRLLPALGLLALVTRIPSFGHRLWSPDEGYLAVQARILADGGALYETVVDRKPPLLPLLYETLFALFGDESLRSVRVLAVLAQLVTAALLASIARRRWGDRAGRTAGVLYLLVSIGLNPEDAQAATFEVFMLPFTAAAVRYADRGRWGAAGVAVAGAFLTKQTGGAVLGPVLWLLWQTAPVHRSALLRTALGFALPVLAAALLTDPSGFLFWTVTGSGAYASFTGSELHVLSRAVANTALLGAACAGLVPPVVRVLRSARTGVGDLWLWLASSAAAVLLGFHFFGHYYLQLIPPLALLATGALQILPRHRLASALAWSACGCALFLLWGTLTPRPELAHAQRLATAVQARTGPAESVLVWGIHPETYWLADRPPASRFLTAGLLTNYSGGRNGPQVGEKYGVEGAWPTFADEMRAHPPALIVDDSRGKPFAPERVPTLRRLLERHYEPLPGEIDGAVLYVRSSGG; from the coding sequence ATGCCGGCGGAGCCGCCATCCTCGCTACGCCGCGTCCCCGCGCGGTCCCTGCCCCGGCAGCGCCGCCGGGTACCGGCCCCGGCGCGCCGTCTCCACTACTGGCGGCGGCTGCTTCCGGCCCTCGGCCTGCTCGCGCTCGTCACCCGCATCCCGTCCTTCGGGCACCGGCTGTGGAGCCCGGACGAGGGCTATCTCGCCGTCCAGGCGCGGATACTGGCGGACGGCGGAGCGCTGTACGAGACCGTCGTCGACCGCAAGCCGCCCCTGCTGCCGCTGCTCTACGAGACGCTGTTCGCGCTGTTCGGCGACGAGTCGCTGCGCTCGGTGAGGGTCCTCGCGGTCCTCGCCCAGCTCGTCACCGCCGCACTGCTCGCCAGCATCGCCCGCCGCCGCTGGGGCGATCGCGCCGGGCGCACCGCGGGCGTGCTGTATCTGCTGGTGTCCATCGGCCTGAATCCCGAGGACGCCCAGGCCGCCACCTTCGAGGTCTTCATGCTGCCGTTCACGGCCGCGGCCGTCCGGTACGCGGACCGCGGCCGCTGGGGCGCCGCGGGCGTCGCGGTTGCGGGGGCGTTCCTGACCAAGCAGACCGGCGGAGCCGTCCTCGGTCCGGTCCTGTGGCTGCTCTGGCAGACCGCGCCGGTGCACCGCAGCGCACTGCTGCGCACGGCTCTGGGATTCGCCCTGCCGGTCCTGGCCGCCGCGCTGCTCACCGACCCGTCCGGCTTTCTGTTCTGGACGGTCACCGGATCGGGGGCGTACGCCTCGTTCACCGGCTCCGAACTGCACGTCCTGTCCCGGGCCGTGGCCAACACGGCGCTGCTCGGGGCCGCCTGCGCGGGACTGGTCCCGCCGGTCGTGCGGGTGCTGCGCAGTGCGCGCACGGGCGTGGGCGACCTCTGGCTGTGGCTGGCGTCGTCGGCGGCCGCCGTGCTGCTGGGTTTCCACTTCTTCGGGCACTACTACCTGCAACTGATCCCGCCGCTGGCCCTGTTGGCGACGGGAGCCCTGCAGATCCTGCCGCGTCACCGGCTGGCGTCCGCGCTGGCGTGGTCGGCCTGCGGCTGCGCCCTGTTCCTCCTCTGGGGGACGCTGACGCCTCGTCCGGAGCTGGCCCACGCCCAGCGCCTCGCGACGGCCGTACAGGCCCGTACAGGCCCCGCTGAGAGCGTTCTCGTGTGGGGGATACACCCCGAGACGTACTGGCTCGCCGACCGGCCGCCCGCCAGCCGCTTTCTGACGGCCGGTCTGCTCACCAACTACAGCGGCGGCCGCAACGGCCCCCAGGTGGGGGAGAAGTACGGGGTGGAGGGCGCCTGGCCCACGTTCGCCGACGAGATGCGCGCCCACCCGCCGGCGCTGATCGTCGACGACTCCCGGGGCAAACCCTTCGCCCCCGAACGCGTCCCGACCCTGCGCAGACTGCTGGAGCGGCACTACGAACCGCTCCCCGGCGAGATCGACGGCGCGGTGCTCTACGTCCGCTCGTCCGGCGGCTGA
- a CDS encoding NYN domain-containing protein, whose amino-acid sequence MEPLLIVDAANVIGSVPDGWWRDRRGAVERLRDRLPQVAAAGLAAHPGPLDVVLVAEGAARGVESIPAVRVSSAPGSGDDRIVELVAEADAGRDVVVVTADRELRRRVEALGAGCVGPRALQNLPGDL is encoded by the coding sequence ATGGAACCCCTGCTGATCGTCGACGCGGCCAACGTCATCGGATCCGTGCCGGACGGCTGGTGGCGGGACCGGCGCGGGGCCGTGGAACGACTGCGCGACCGGCTGCCGCAGGTCGCCGCCGCCGGGCTGGCCGCGCATCCCGGCCCCCTCGACGTGGTGCTCGTCGCGGAGGGGGCCGCGCGCGGTGTGGAGAGCATCCCCGCGGTACGGGTCTCCTCGGCGCCCGGCAGCGGTGACGACCGGATCGTGGAGCTGGTCGCCGAGGCGGATGCCGGCCGGGACGTCGTGGTGGTCACGGCCGACCGGGAACTGCGGCGGCGCGTCGAGGCACTCGGCGCCGGCTGCGTGGGTCCCCGGGCGCTTCAGAACCTGCCGGGTGACCTCTGA
- a CDS encoding 3-hydroxyacyl-CoA dehydrogenase NAD-binding domain-containing protein encodes MSTTTELLKGAAELFPDEVVTQAHVRHLDLPGAGRFALITLDNGLDHTKPTTFGPQSLANLDAAIDQVEKEASEGSITGVGITGKPFIFAVGADLKGVELLKEHSDALAIGKGGHDVFKRLSHLAVPTFAYYNGAAMGGGVEVGLHCSYRTVSQAIPAFSLPEVFLGLVPGWGGCALLPNLIGPERAVSVIIENSLNQNKQLKGAQVFELGIADAIFEGADFLEQSLLWTASVLKGEIVVERAEIDRGDAWDQAVARGRAIADSKVHGAAPAAYRALDIVAAAKDGDLQAGFDAEDTALADLIMGGELRSGIYAFNLVQKRAKRPAGAPDKSLARPVTKVGVVGAGLMASQLALLFLRRLEVPVVLTDIDQERVDKGVGYVHAEIDKLLGKGRVNQDKANRLKALVSGVLDKAEGFSDADFIIEAVFEEIGVKQQVFAEVEAVAPAHAIFATNTSSLSVTEMASKLQHPERVVGFHFFNPVAVLPLLEIVRGEQTDDASLATAFGVAKKLKKTAVLTKDAPAFVVNRILTRFMGEIQNVIDEGTPVATAEKAIEPLGLPMSPLVLLELVGPAIGLHVSETLNRAFPDRFTVSANLAAVVKAGKRGFYVYDSGKPELDPEVAALLQQGDSVLTEEQVRDRVLDAVAQEIGLMLDEGVVAEAQDIDLCLITGAGWPFHLGGITPYLDREGVSQRVNGKPFLAQGVASVPA; translated from the coding sequence GTGAGCACCACCACGGAACTCCTGAAGGGCGCGGCCGAGCTGTTCCCGGACGAGGTCGTCACGCAGGCGCACGTACGCCACCTCGACCTGCCCGGCGCGGGCCGGTTCGCGCTGATCACGCTCGACAACGGCCTGGACCACACCAAGCCGACCACCTTCGGCCCGCAGTCGCTCGCGAATCTCGACGCCGCGATCGACCAGGTCGAGAAGGAGGCGTCGGAGGGCTCGATCACCGGCGTCGGCATCACCGGCAAGCCGTTCATCTTCGCCGTCGGCGCCGACCTCAAGGGTGTGGAGCTGCTCAAGGAGCACTCCGACGCGCTCGCCATCGGCAAGGGCGGCCACGACGTCTTCAAGCGTCTGTCCCACCTCGCGGTGCCGACCTTCGCGTACTACAACGGCGCGGCGATGGGCGGCGGTGTCGAGGTCGGTCTGCACTGCTCGTACCGCACCGTCTCGCAGGCCATCCCCGCCTTCTCGCTGCCCGAGGTCTTCCTCGGTCTCGTCCCCGGCTGGGGCGGCTGCGCACTGCTGCCGAACCTGATCGGCCCCGAGCGCGCGGTCTCGGTCATCATCGAGAACTCGCTCAACCAGAACAAGCAGCTCAAGGGCGCGCAGGTCTTCGAGCTCGGCATCGCCGACGCGATCTTCGAGGGCGCCGACTTCCTGGAGCAGTCGCTGCTGTGGACGGCGTCCGTCCTCAAGGGCGAGATCGTCGTCGAGCGGGCGGAGATCGACCGCGGTGACGCCTGGGACCAGGCCGTCGCCCGTGGCCGTGCCATCGCCGACTCCAAGGTGCACGGCGCCGCCCCGGCCGCCTACCGCGCCCTGGACATCGTCGCCGCCGCCAAGGACGGCGACCTCCAGGCCGGCTTCGACGCCGAGGACACCGCGCTGGCCGACCTGATCATGGGCGGCGAACTGCGCAGCGGTATCTACGCCTTCAACCTGGTGCAGAAGCGGGCCAAGCGTCCCGCGGGCGCCCCGGACAAGAGCCTGGCGCGCCCGGTCACCAAGGTCGGTGTCGTGGGCGCGGGCCTGATGGCCTCCCAGCTGGCGCTGCTCTTCCTGCGCCGCCTCGAGGTGCCGGTCGTCCTGACCGACATCGACCAGGAGCGCGTCGACAAGGGTGTGGGCTACGTCCACGCCGAGATCGACAAGCTGCTCGGCAAGGGCCGCGTCAACCAGGACAAGGCCAACCGCCTGAAGGCCCTGGTCTCCGGTGTGCTGGACAAGGCGGAGGGCTTCTCCGACGCCGACTTCATCATCGAGGCCGTCTTCGAGGAGATCGGCGTCAAGCAGCAGGTGTTCGCCGAGGTGGAGGCCGTCGCCCCCGCCCACGCGATCTTCGCCACCAACACCTCCTCGCTGTCCGTCACCGAGATGGCGTCGAAGCTCCAGCACCCGGAGCGGGTCGTCGGCTTCCACTTCTTCAACCCGGTCGCGGTCCTGCCGCTGCTGGAGATCGTCCGCGGCGAGCAGACGGACGACGCCTCGCTCGCCACCGCGTTCGGTGTCGCGAAGAAGCTGAAGAAGACCGCGGTCCTGACGAAGGACGCCCCGGCGTTCGTCGTGAACCGCATCCTGACCCGCTTCATGGGCGAGATCCAGAACGTCATCGACGAGGGCACCCCGGTCGCCACCGCCGAGAAGGCGATCGAGCCGCTCGGTCTGCCGATGTCGCCGCTGGTCCTGCTGGAGCTCGTCGGCCCGGCGATCGGTCTGCATGTCTCCGAGACCCTCAACCGCGCCTTCCCGGACCGCTTCACGGTCTCGGCGAACCTGGCCGCGGTGGTCAAGGCCGGCAAGCGCGGCTTCTACGTCTACGATTCCGGCAAGCCGGAGCTGGACCCCGAGGTCGCCGCACTCCTCCAGCAGGGCGACTCCGTCCTCACCGAGGAGCAGGTCCGCGACCGCGTTCTCGACGCGGTGGCGCAGGAGATCGGTCTGATGCTGGACGAGGGTGTCGTGGCCGAGGCCCAGGACATCGACCTCTGCCTGATCACCGGCGCCGGCTGGCCCTTCCACCTGGGCGGCATCACGCCGTACCTGGACCGTGAGGGTGTCTCCCAGCGGGTGAACGGCAAGCCGTTCCTGGCGCAGGGCGTCGCGAGCGTCCCCGCGTAG
- a CDS encoding thiolase family protein: MPRTVRDVVFVDGVRTPFGKAGPKGIYHETRADDLVVKAIRELLRRNPDLDPAKIDEVAIAATTQIGDQGLTIGRTAGILAGLPQSVPGYSIDRMCAGALTAVTSVAGSVAFGAYDIAVAGGVEHMGRHPMGEGVDPNPRFVSEKLVDESALFMGMTAENLHDRYPHITKQRADEYAVRSQEKAAKAYANGKIQQDLVPISVRRTNPEAGETGWGLVTQDEPMRPGTTLESLAGLKTPFRVHGRVTAGNAAGLNDGATASLIASEEFARENNLPVKMRLVSYAFAGVEPEVMGYGPIPATEKALAKAGLSIEDINLFEVNEAFAVQVLAFLDHYGIADDDARVNQYGGAIAFGHPLASSGVRLMTQLARQFEEQPEVRYGLTTMCVGFGMGATVIWENPHFDGGTK, from the coding sequence GTGCCTCGTACCGTCAGGGACGTCGTCTTCGTCGACGGCGTCCGCACCCCGTTCGGCAAGGCGGGCCCGAAGGGCATTTACCACGAGACCCGGGCCGACGATCTCGTCGTGAAGGCGATCCGGGAGCTGCTGCGCCGCAACCCGGACCTCGACCCCGCGAAGATCGACGAGGTGGCGATCGCCGCGACCACGCAGATCGGTGACCAGGGCCTGACCATCGGCCGCACCGCGGGCATCCTCGCGGGTCTGCCGCAGTCCGTGCCCGGCTACTCGATCGACCGCATGTGTGCCGGCGCCCTGACCGCCGTCACCTCCGTCGCGGGCAGCGTGGCCTTCGGTGCGTACGACATCGCCGTCGCCGGCGGTGTCGAGCACATGGGCCGCCACCCCATGGGTGAGGGCGTCGACCCGAACCCGCGGTTCGTGAGCGAGAAGCTCGTCGACGAGTCCGCCCTGTTCATGGGCATGACCGCGGAGAACCTTCACGACCGCTACCCGCACATCACCAAGCAGCGCGCCGACGAGTACGCCGTGCGCTCGCAGGAGAAGGCGGCGAAGGCGTACGCGAACGGCAAGATCCAGCAGGACCTGGTGCCGATCTCGGTCCGCCGCACCAACCCCGAGGCCGGCGAGACCGGCTGGGGCCTGGTCACGCAGGACGAGCCGATGCGTCCCGGCACCACGCTGGAGAGCCTCGCGGGTCTGAAGACCCCCTTCCGTGTGCACGGCCGCGTCACCGCGGGCAACGCCGCCGGTCTCAACGACGGCGCCACCGCCTCGCTCATCGCGTCCGAGGAGTTCGCGCGCGAGAACAACCTGCCGGTCAAGATGCGTCTCGTCTCGTACGCCTTCGCCGGCGTCGAGCCCGAGGTGATGGGCTACGGCCCGATCCCGGCGACCGAGAAGGCGCTGGCCAAGGCGGGCCTGTCGATCGAGGACATCAACCTCTTCGAGGTCAACGAGGCCTTCGCCGTCCAGGTGCTCGCCTTCCTCGACCACTACGGCATCGCCGACGACGACGCGCGCGTCAACCAGTACGGCGGCGCGATCGCGTTCGGCCACCCGCTGGCCTCCTCCGGCGTCCGTCTGATGACGCAGCTGGCCCGCCAGTTCGAGGAGCAGCCCGAGGTCCGCTACGGCCTCACCACGATGTGCGTCGGCTTCGGCATGGGCGCGACGGTCATCTGGGAGAACCCGCACTTCGACGGAGGCACCAAGTGA